Proteins encoded within one genomic window of Komagataella phaffii GS115 chromosome 3, complete sequence:
- a CDS encoding Peroxisome biosynthesis protein PAS1 gives MNSIDAVVRYSPLRNNLCNLPSAITTMLFSADFNIQQIIVELSWVPHQRAAQRRIAYCGWAGGITKTSSSNPVIEIDRSLASAIDLQENVNVTVNVHIDAVKAITVELEPVTSNDWEIVETHAQVLETYLLNQTRCVYPNQVLVVYPTPQTTARLLVKKIEPEVSTFAQLFNDTEVQIAPKVQKRPSISSVRSDSSGHRIRRVRSSTSTATGRRSVTNNGEVLPSMLRRSITLPNNTYAHVNDSKSGGYKVYCNLNELIPALQNAHFVSVSVLVGPGTPDRTGLTSSKIKQLNDSIDQAAQTQTNAAGSSHPPESSYTETGKVIAELVHDSKSPKGNVGLSELLACSLGIENTVGNLISLEQARKPLIKNPLDTLLTQLMQLLSPLLDSCTFTNCVKLPKIGTLLPNGGLLQFKRIKSGWTTPLGKDNVSLEIGEEILRPESFIPSYDLLPDRKTHVRTQSDQYPTAQENLIESLSKIASGGSLLFGTSGSGKSLVISQVAQIVTNKGHFVKLLNCDKIMSESYNNLRGIFEDIFSEVSWKAPSLLILEDLDSLIPAEQEHSDSSQSRQLSEYFISKLSALSINRDITILASSKSKESLNSLIFTTHLIEHDFQLRAPDKEARKQILQSYLDTLNVFCSEGELLNNIAVETEGYLPKDLKVLCDRAYHDLISRDILADSDSELDIEESSTPILNGSVGDIANKQSEIENGISGLELTNNSSSTIAVDKHGATIQKDNFDSALSGYIPQSLRGVKLQKSDVRWDDIGGLRDAKSILLETLEWPTKYAPIFSSCPLRLRSGILLYGYPGCGKTLLASAVAAQCGLNFISIKGPEILNKYIGASEQSVRELFERAQAAKPCILFFDEFDSIAPKRGHDSTGVTDRVVNQMLTQMDGAEGLDGVYVLAATSRPDLIDSALLRPGRLDKSVICDMPDFDDRLDILQSVTRNMNVSKSVNLSSVAGECSGFSGADLQALAYNAYLKAVHEKLTKDESMAMAGEMDDNDDKKRMVECFQFSGNTEKKSLIELKPSDRATVIKKLEHLYQGNGNHAEGETKSKLATTAANSVIITSKDFEDSLSETKQSISQSEKRKLEAIYQQFISGRDGNMPDGTASNEIGARSTLM, from the exons ATGAATTCCATAGATGCTGTTGTTCGTTACTCTCCATTGAGAAACAATCTTTGCAATTTGCCATCGGCAATAACCACAATGCTTTTTAGTGCAGACTTCAACATACAACAGATCATAGTTGAACTATCTTGGGTTCCTCACCAGAGAGCTGCCCAGAGGAGAATAGCGTATTGTGGTTGGGCCGGTGGCATTACTAAAACAAGCTCTTCTAATCCCGTTATCGAGATTGACAGGTCATTGGCGAGTGCTATCGATCTACAAGAGAATGTAAATGTGACTGTCAACGTTCACATAGACGCTGTGAAGGCAATTACTGTGGAGTTGGAACCAGTTACAAGCAATGATTGGGAAATAGTCGAGACGCATGCGCAGGTACTTGAGACTTATTTACTCAATCAAACCCGTTGTGTTTATCCAAATCAAGTTTTAGTCGTTTATCCAACTCCGCAAACAACTGCAAGGCTATTAgtgaaaaagattgaacCTGAAGTCTCTACATTTGCCCAATTATTTAACGATACGGAAGTTCAAATTGCCCCTAAAGTTCAAAAACGTCCCAGTATATCTTCCGTACGTTCAGACAGCAGTGGCCACAGAATTCGACGAGTAAGATCTTCCACGTCAACTGCCACAGGTAGACGATCCGTGACAAACAACGGTGAAGTGCTTCCTTCAATGCTCAGAAGATCCATCACACTCCCCAATAACACGTATGCTCATGTTAACGACTCAAAATCGGGTGGTTATAAAGTTTACTGTAACCTGAATGAATTGATTCCAGCTCTGCAAAATGCGCACTTTGTCTCGGTTTCTGTGCTGGTAGGACCAGGAACTCCAGATAGAACCGGGTTGACAAGTAGCAAAATTAAGCAATTGAATGACTCGATTGATCAAGCAGCTCAAACGCAAACAAATGCTGCGGGATCAAGCCATCCACCAGAATCATCCTACACCGAGACAGGAAAGGTAATTGCAGAACTAGTCCACGATTCGAAATCTCCAAAAGGCAATGTAGGCCTTTCTGAACTGTTAGCATGTTCTTTAGGAATAGAGAATACAGTGGGAAACTTGATCTCTCTTGAACAGGCTCGCAAACCTTTAATAAAAAACCCACT GGATACTCTCCTGACTCAGCTAATGCAACTACTTTCGCCTTTGCTAGATTCTTGTACTTTTACAAATTGTGtgaaacttccaaagattggtaCATTGCTACCTAATGGAGGATTACTACAATTCAAGAGGATTAAAAGCGGTTGGACAACTCCTTTAGGGAAAGACAAtgtttctttggagatCGGAGAGGAGATTCTTAGACCGGAGTCATTCATCCCATCTTACGATCTCCTACCTGATAGGAAAACTCATGTGAGAACACAAAGTGACCAGTATCCTACTGCTCAAGAAAACTTGATTGAATCATTATCTAAAATTGCTTCTGGTGGGTCCCTGCTTTTTGGTACAAGTGGTAGCGGCAAATCTCTCGTCATATCGCAAGTAGCACAAATAGTCACGAACAAGGGACACTTTGTCAAGCTTCTAAACTGCGATAAAATTATGAGTGAAAGTTACAATAACTTGAGAGgcatttttgaagatataTTTAGCGAGGTCAGTTGGAAAGCTCCCTCGTTACTTATCCTAGAAGACTTAGACTCATTGATACCAGCAGAACAAGAGCATTCTGACTCGAGTCAGTCAAGGCAATTGAGTGAATATTTTATTAGCAAGCTCTcagctctttcaataaaCAGAGATATCACAATTTTAGCTTCTTCGAAGTCTAAAGAATCtctgaattctttgatattTACTACTCATTTGATAGAGCATGATTTTCAGCTGCGAGCTCCGGACAAGGAAGCAAGAAAGCAAATTTTACAAAGTTATTTAGATACTCTAAATGTCTTCTGTTCTGAAGGAGAGTTACTGAACAATATTGCTGTTGAAACGGAAGGTTATTTACCGAAAGACCTGAAGGTTTTGTGTGACAGGGCCTACCATGATTTAATATCTAGGGACATCTTAGCAGACTCTGATTCTGAACTGgatattgaagaatctaGCACACCAATTCTAAATGGTTCAGTCGGGGATATTGCAAATAAACAGTCGGAGATAGAGAATGGTATATCCGGATTAGAGTTAACTAATAATTCATCATCTACAATCGCAGTTGATAAACATGGAGCGacaattcaaaaagataaTTTTGATAGTGCTCTCAGTGGCTACATACCTCAATCTTTACGTGGGGTAAAATTACAAAAATCTGATGTTCGCTGGGATGATATTGGTGGTCTACGAGATGCAAAATCAATTTTAttggaaactttggaatGGCCCACCAAGTATGCGCCAATCTTCTCTAGTTGCCCACTACGACTAAGGTCTGGTATACTACTTTATGGTTACCCTGGTTGTGGTAAAACCTTGCTCGCATCAGCTGTCGCAGCACAATGTGGATTAAATTTCATTTCAATCAAAGGTCCCGAAATCTTAAATAAATATATCGGAGCGTCAGAGCAAAGTGTCCgtgaactttttgaacGAGCCCAAGCTGCTAAACCCTGcattttgttttttgatgagtttgattCAATTGCCCCAAAGCGTGGCCATGATTCTACTGGAGTTACTGATAGAGTGGTGAATCAAATGCTTACACAGATGGATGGTGCCGAGGGATTAGATGGAGTATATGTTCTTGCTGCTACTAGTAGGCCAGACTTGATTGATAGTGCTCTCTTAAGGCCTGGCAGACTTGATAAGTCTGTAATTTGTGATATGCCAGATTTCGATGACAGACTTGATATTCTTCAGTCTGTAACCAGAAATATGAATGTCTCTAAAAGTGTTAATTTGTCCAGTGTAGCTGGGGAATGTTCAGGATTTTCAGGAGCAGATCTTCAAGCATTGGCTTACAATGCTTATTTGAAAGCTGTTCATGAGAAACTGACCAAGGACGAATCGATGGCAATGGCAGGAGAGATGgatgataatgatgatAAGAAAAGAATGGTTGAgtgttttcaattttccGGAAATactgaaaagaaaagcttAATAGAATTGAAACCCTCCGATCGTGCCACTGTAATCAAAAAGCTAGAGCACTTGTATCAGGGCAATGGTAACCATGCAGAAGGAGAAACTAAAAGTAAATTAGCTACGACTGCAGCAAACTCGGTTATCATtacttccaaagattttgaggaTTCGCTTTCTGAAACCAAACAAAGTATCTCTCAGTctgagaaaagaaaattggAGGCCATATACCAGCAGTTCATTAGTGGCAGAGACGGGAACATGCCGGATGGGACAGCAAGCAATGAAATCGGAGCTCGGTCTACACTGATGTGA